One window of the Eucalyptus grandis isolate ANBG69807.140 chromosome 6, ASM1654582v1, whole genome shotgun sequence genome contains the following:
- the LOC104442994 gene encoding probable LRR receptor-like serine/threonine-protein kinase At3g47570, producing MGHSRLICAQLLCSCLPVAALLLSCVVVIVSATNDTDKLTLLAFKARITSDPFGSLNSWNDSTDFCRWYGVKCGRRHHRVIVLNLHSQRISGSISPHIGNLSFLRELRLQNNSFGLEIPSQIGRLRRLQFLNLSSNSLTGEIPRNISGCSNLVIFYLESNRLVGGIPLELGSLSNLRKVGVAINQLTDRIPSSIGNLSSLEWIHCSRNGLSGNIPQSLGRLTNLQWLAFGGNRLSGTIPSSVFNLSSLVLMDVCVNQICGNLPEDIGATLPNLQIFSIFQNQFTGSIPLSISNSTNLIKLQLSHNELSGKVPSLANLHNLQRVTLHTNYLGSGGSDADDLSFLCSLTNAPNLVALVAHHNRLGGTLPVCIGNFSTTLEFLVLYHNSISGEIPRGVGNLVNLRRLQINNNFLSGPIPSDLGNLSNLAALTLSGNNLSGIIPSSLQNLQSLIYLYLAENNFEGLIPSYLEKYQSLVDLDLSSNHLSGPPIFPMNGSLLYLNLSLNHLSRVLPMEIGNLKHLDTLDVSGNILEGEIPSSIGNCDGLRVLRLGDNLFHGSIAQPISSLRSIEELDLSNNSFYGEIPKFLEAFQFLEKLDLSYNHLEGPLPTQGVFRNVSATFVAGNEKLCGGMPEFELPKCVSQNSKNRGRVHKLKLTIIIVFGLLGVLLVVASLSLCWLKQKRSEPTSSSLDDSLLNLSYGTLLKVTDGFSSTNLIGIGSFGSVYKGFLPENGNVIAVKVLDLTQYGALKSFKAECEALKRIKHRNLLKVLMACSGIDYKGDEFKALVYEFMVNSSLEEWLHPNLAPNDADGRSKKLSLVQRINISIDVASALDYLHNQCESPIIHCDLKPSNVLLDAELVGHVGDFGLAKIVHKSMSDTRANTSSAGLRGTIGYAAPEYATGSQVSREGDVYSYGIFLLEMFTGLSPTSNIFRDNSNLYNYVAESLPQQAMEITDPVLLHEGESHNGSQDLLHERYRIFQESLETIYHIGLACSVEEPRRRMSIDKVATQLHLIRQNCSFFT from the exons TACTAACGATACAGACAAGCTTACACTGCTTGCATTCAAGGCGAGAATAACTAGTGACCCATTTGGGTCGCTTAACTCGTGGAACGATAGCACCGACTTCTGCCGATGGTATGGAGTTAAGTGTGGTCGTCGACACCACAGAGTCATTGTACTGAACCTCCATTCCCAAAGAATCTCAGGATCCATCTCACCTCACATTGGGAACCTCAGCTTCTTGAGGGAATTGAGGCTCCAAAACAATAGCTTTGGCCTTGAAATCCCTTCACAAATTGGCCGACTACGTCGGCTCCAATTCTTGAATTTATCCAGTAATTCACTGACGGGCGAGATTCCCAGGAATATATCAGGTTGCTCAAACCTTGTAATTTTTTACCTCGAGTCCAACCGATTGGTTGGAGGAATTCCATTGGAGCTGGGCTCCTTGTCAAATCTTCGAAAGGTTGGTGTTGCTATTAACCAATTAACCGATAGAATCCCTTCATCTATAGGCAACTTATCATCTCTAGAGTGGATTCATTGTTCGCGAAATGGTTTGAGTGGGAATATTCCTCAATCTCTAGGTCGACTAACCAATCTACAATGGCTCGCCTTTGGAGGCAACAGGCTTTCAGGTACCATTCCGTCTTCGGTTTTCAACTTGTCTTCACTGGTTCTAATGGACGTTTGTGTGAACCAAATCTGCGGCAATCTTCCTGAAGATATAGGAGCCACTCTCCCAAACCTTCAAATATTtagcatttttcaaaaccagTTCACTGGATCAATTCCTTTGTCCATATCCAATTCCACAAATCTAATAAAGCTCCAACTTTCACACAATGAGCTCTCCGGGAAAGTTCCTTCGTTGGCGAATCTCCATAACCTTCAGAGGGTTACCTTGCACACTAATTATCTCGGGAGTGGAGGGTCCGATGCAGATGATCTGAGCTTCCTTTGCTCACTAACAAATGCCCCTAACTTAGTGGCCTTGGTGGCGCATCACAATAGATTGGGTGGAACACTTCCTGTATGCATTGGTAATTTTTCCACTACTTTAGAATTCCTAGTACTGTATCATAACTCGATATCGGGTGAGATTCCGAGAGGGGTTGGTAATCTTGTGAACTTGCGCAGATTACAAATAAATAACAACTTTCTTTCAGGTCCGATACCATCAGATTTAGGAAACCTTTCGAATCTTGCAGCATTGACCTTGTCAGGCAACAATCTATCTGGCATAATCCCATCctctttgcaaaatttgcagAGTCTGATCTATTTATATCTTGCCGAAAATAACTTCGAAGGGCTGATTCCTTCATACCTAGAAAAGTATCAAAGCTTGGTAGATCTAGATCTTTCCAGTAACCATCTTAGTGGTCCACCTATATTCCCCATGAATGGAAGCCTCCTCTATTTGAATTTGTCCTTGAACCATCTGAGTAGAGTCCTTCCAATGGAAATTGGCAACTTGAAACATTTGGACACATTGGATGTCTCAGGAAATATTCTAGAAGGTGAAATCCCAAGTAGTATAGGCAATTGTGATGGACTGAGAGTACTACGATTGGGAGATAACCTCTTCCATGGATCCATTGCTCAACCAATTAGCTCATTAAGAAGCATTGAGGAGTTAGATCTTTCCAACAACAGTTTCTATggtgaaattccaaagttcTTAGAGGCATTTCAGTTTTTGGAAAAGCTGGATTTATCTTACAATCATTTGGAAGGCCCACTGCCAACTCAAGGAGTTTTTAGGAATGTGAGTGCGACTTTCGTCGCCGGAAATGAAAAGCTTTGTGGAGGAATGCCTGAATTTGAGCTCCCTAAGTGCGTCTCTCAAAACTCCAAAAATAGAGGACGAGTCCATAAGTTGAAACTCACCATCATCATTGTTTTTGGTCTTCTTGGAGTACTTCTTGTTGTTGCTTCCCTATCCCTATGTTGGTTGAAGCAGAAAAGAAGTGAGCCAACTTCAAGCTCCTTAGATGATTCATTATTGAATCTGTCTTATGGAACTCTTCTAAAAGTAACAGATGGTTTTTCTTCGACTAATCTAATTGGCATTGGAAGTTTTGGGTCCGTCTACAAGGGGTTCCTCCCGGAGAATGGAAATGTCATTGCAGTGAAGGTGCTTGATTTAACGCAATATGGCGCTCTCAAGAGCTTCAAAGCAGAATGCGAGGCTTTAAAACGCATAAAACACCGAAATCTTCTAAAAGTCTTGATGGCATGCTCGGGCATTGATTATAAGGGTGATGAGTTTAAGGCTTTAGTTTACGAGTTCATGGTAAATAGCAGCCTAGAAGAGTGGCTACACCCAAATCTAGCTCCAAATGATGCAGATGGGCGCTCGAAGAAATTGAGTCTCGTCCAAAGGATAAACATTTCCATTGATGTTGCTTCGGCATTAGATTATCTCCATAATCAATGTGAAAGCCCAATAAttcattgtgatctaaagccaAGCAATGTCCTTCTAGATGCTGAATTGGTTGGACACGTTGGTGACTTTGGGTTGGCTAAGATTGTCCACAAGTCAATGTCTGACACTAGAGCAAACACGAGTTCTGCTGGTTTAAGGGGAACAATTGGTTATGCAGCTCCAG AATATGCTACAGGAAGCCAGGTTTCAAGAGAAGGTGATGTCTATAGTTACGGCATCTTCTTATTGGAGATGTTCACGGGATTAAGTCCCACTAGCAACATATTCAGAGATAATTCGAATCTTTATAATTACGTTGCTGAATCTCTACCCCAACAAGCTATGGAGATTACCGATCCCGTGTTGCTTCACGAAGGAGAGAGCCATAACGGTTCCCAGGATTTGCTTCACGAAAGATACCGCATATTTCAAGAGAGTTTGGAAACGATATACCATATTGGACTTGCTTGCTCTGTGGAGGAGCCTAGAAGGCGTATGAGCATCGACAAAGTTGCAACCCAGCTACACTTGATTAGGCAGAATTGCAGCTTCTTTACCTAG
- the LOC104450736 gene encoding myosin heavy chain, clone 203 isoform X3 produces the protein MEEYLQYMKTLRSQMNDVEDQAAKISVEEQMQITTIQSLESDLTSAKSEIQKLKEETEQMMTAKGQLCSQILDKQRKVTSLESDCRTLTQTLELVHQERVSLSAKLVEKSIYYAKVAEDIDVKLQQLQGWLNRRKPSPDTVKETFDEEKVAAGANADTLAARGKLSNHLLTDNVNNEATKELIFSVDSATAKLDEIKRTKAKLAAEISAMKQRIEQMKSRSNEFQEELRAMDYKTLEKEQKALLADIVGETEFQQSLQNQIEKLKGISQLVKCACGQEYKIELDG, from the exons ATGGAGGAATACTTGCAGTACATGAAGACTCTGCGATCTCAAATGAACG ATGTGGAGGATCAGGCGGCCAAGATCTCGGTCGAAGAGCAGATGCAGATTACTACCATTCAATCTCTGGAAAGCGACCTCACTTCTG CAAAATCCGAAATTCAGAAACTtaaagaagaaacagagcagATGATGACTGCAAAAGGTCAACTATGCTCTCAGATATTGGACAAACAAAGAAAGGTCACTTCTTTGGAATCTGATTGTCGCACACTGACACAG ACTCTGGAGCTAGTCCACCAAGAAAGAGTAAGCTTATCGGCCAAACTAGTTGAGAAAAG CATTTACTATGCCAAGGTTGCCGAGGATATAGATGTCAAACTCCAGCAACTACAA GGATGGCTCAACCGTCGCAAACCAAGCCCAGACACA GTCAAGGAAACATTCGATGAAGAAAAGGTTGCAGCTGGAG CTAATGCTGATACCCTTGCAGCAAGAGGCAAACTTTCCAATCACCTGCTTACTGACAATGTG AACAATGAAGCAACCAAGGAACTGATCTTCAGTGTGGATTCTGCAACAGCAAAACTTGACGAgatcaaaagaacaaaagctaAGCTAGCTGCAGAGATTTCTGCA ATGAAGCAGCGAATTGAGCAAATGAAAAGCCGGTCAAATGAGTTCCAG GAAGAGCTCAGGGCAATGGATTATAAGACTttagaaaaggaacaaaaagctCTTTTGGCAGATATTGTTGGGGAGACCGAGTTCCAGCAGTCTCTGCAGAATCAAATCGAGAAACTGaag GGAATATCACAGCTTGTGAAGTGCGCCTGCGGACAAGAGTACAAGATTGAGTTAGATGGTTGA
- the LOC104450736 gene encoding myosin heavy chain, clone 203 isoform X1 has translation MCMSRLKMEEYLQYMKTLRSQMNDVEDQAAKISVEEQMQITTIQSLESDLTSAKSEIQKLKEETEQMMTAKGQLCSQILDKQRKVTSLESDCRTLTQTLELVHQERVSLSAKLVEKSIYYAKVAEDIDVKLQQLQGWLNRRKPSPDTVKETFDEEKVAAGANADTLAARGKLSNHLLTDNVNNEATKELIFSVDSATAKLDEIKRTKAKLAAEISAMKQRIEQMKSRSNEFQEELRAMDYKTLEKEQKALLADIVGETEFQQSLQNQIEKLKGISQLVKCACGQEYKIELDG, from the exons ATGTGTATGTCCAGATTGAAGATGGAGGAATACTTGCAGTACATGAAGACTCTGCGATCTCAAATGAACG ATGTGGAGGATCAGGCGGCCAAGATCTCGGTCGAAGAGCAGATGCAGATTACTACCATTCAATCTCTGGAAAGCGACCTCACTTCTG CAAAATCCGAAATTCAGAAACTtaaagaagaaacagagcagATGATGACTGCAAAAGGTCAACTATGCTCTCAGATATTGGACAAACAAAGAAAGGTCACTTCTTTGGAATCTGATTGTCGCACACTGACACAG ACTCTGGAGCTAGTCCACCAAGAAAGAGTAAGCTTATCGGCCAAACTAGTTGAGAAAAG CATTTACTATGCCAAGGTTGCCGAGGATATAGATGTCAAACTCCAGCAACTACAA GGATGGCTCAACCGTCGCAAACCAAGCCCAGACACA GTCAAGGAAACATTCGATGAAGAAAAGGTTGCAGCTGGAG CTAATGCTGATACCCTTGCAGCAAGAGGCAAACTTTCCAATCACCTGCTTACTGACAATGTG AACAATGAAGCAACCAAGGAACTGATCTTCAGTGTGGATTCTGCAACAGCAAAACTTGACGAgatcaaaagaacaaaagctaAGCTAGCTGCAGAGATTTCTGCA ATGAAGCAGCGAATTGAGCAAATGAAAAGCCGGTCAAATGAGTTCCAG GAAGAGCTCAGGGCAATGGATTATAAGACTttagaaaaggaacaaaaagctCTTTTGGCAGATATTGTTGGGGAGACCGAGTTCCAGCAGTCTCTGCAGAATCAAATCGAGAAACTGaag GGAATATCACAGCTTGTGAAGTGCGCCTGCGGACAAGAGTACAAGATTGAGTTAGATGGTTGA
- the LOC104450736 gene encoding myosin heavy chain, clone 203 isoform X2 produces MCMSRLKMEEYLQYMKTLRSQMNDVEDQAAKISVEEQMQITTIQSLESDLTSAKSEIQKLKEETEQMMTAKGQLCSQILDKQRKVTSLESDCRTLTQTLELVHQERVSLSAKLVEKSIYYAKVAEDIDVKLQQLQGWLNRRKPSPDTVKETFDEEKVAAGARGKLSNHLLTDNVNNEATKELIFSVDSATAKLDEIKRTKAKLAAEISAMKQRIEQMKSRSNEFQEELRAMDYKTLEKEQKALLADIVGETEFQQSLQNQIEKLKGISQLVKCACGQEYKIELDG; encoded by the exons ATGTGTATGTCCAGATTGAAGATGGAGGAATACTTGCAGTACATGAAGACTCTGCGATCTCAAATGAACG ATGTGGAGGATCAGGCGGCCAAGATCTCGGTCGAAGAGCAGATGCAGATTACTACCATTCAATCTCTGGAAAGCGACCTCACTTCTG CAAAATCCGAAATTCAGAAACTtaaagaagaaacagagcagATGATGACTGCAAAAGGTCAACTATGCTCTCAGATATTGGACAAACAAAGAAAGGTCACTTCTTTGGAATCTGATTGTCGCACACTGACACAG ACTCTGGAGCTAGTCCACCAAGAAAGAGTAAGCTTATCGGCCAAACTAGTTGAGAAAAG CATTTACTATGCCAAGGTTGCCGAGGATATAGATGTCAAACTCCAGCAACTACAA GGATGGCTCAACCGTCGCAAACCAAGCCCAGACACA GTCAAGGAAACATTCGATGAAGAAAAGGTTGCAGCTGGAG CAAGAGGCAAACTTTCCAATCACCTGCTTACTGACAATGTG AACAATGAAGCAACCAAGGAACTGATCTTCAGTGTGGATTCTGCAACAGCAAAACTTGACGAgatcaaaagaacaaaagctaAGCTAGCTGCAGAGATTTCTGCA ATGAAGCAGCGAATTGAGCAAATGAAAAGCCGGTCAAATGAGTTCCAG GAAGAGCTCAGGGCAATGGATTATAAGACTttagaaaaggaacaaaaagctCTTTTGGCAGATATTGTTGGGGAGACCGAGTTCCAGCAGTCTCTGCAGAATCAAATCGAGAAACTGaag GGAATATCACAGCTTGTGAAGTGCGCCTGCGGACAAGAGTACAAGATTGAGTTAGATGGTTGA